The Gemmatimonadota bacterium region TCTGGCATGTATTGCTTCGCCGTCTCTACTGCGTCATTCAAATTCAACGTCTGAGATGACTGATGCCAGGGGCGAATGAGACCAAGCCCTAAAATCCCTACTTTCACACCTTGAACTTCTTTGATCAGATACGGTGGAAAAATCGATCCATCGTGATGCTTATACGTCACATTCGCGTGAACAAAAGGCGTGGATACACGCGAAGTCTGGCGCTTTAGATTCTCAATCCCAAAATAAAACTCTCCATTGCCCGGTGTAATGGCATCAAAGCCCATTTTTTCAAAAGCCAGCAGATTCACATACCCACCCGTGTAAATCACCACAGGCTCTCCACGCGAAAAAATATCACCCGCGTGCAAAAGCAAAACGCGCCCGGGGTTTTCTGCGCGAACCTGCTTTACCAGCGTTGACAAACGGCCTATTCCCCCAATATTGTGCCCTCCCAAATTGTAGGAAGACAATTTCCCGTGTGTATCATTGATATGCAACACCACCAGGTCAACCGTATCTGACGCCCAAACAGATCCCGTTAAAAAAGTGACCACAATGATAAAATACGTCATTTTTTTCACACTCAACTCCACAGTTTATATATGGCACCACAGGTCCGTCAAAGTCGCATCAAAAGGGCGGTGTGTCAAGGGAAAAGGCAGTGGATTTTGGCGGCAAATTTGGGTATTATGGACAACCTTATCCCATAAAAGAAAGGAAGAGCATGAAACGACCGAATATCTTATTGATTTACACCGACCAGCAGCGCTGGGATGCCCTGGGCGTGAATGGGAACACCGATATCCAGACGCCAAATCTGGATCGTCTGGCAAACGAGGGCATAAACTTCGACCACTACTTTGTCCAGAACCCCGTGTGCATGCCCAGTCGGGTGAGCTTTTTGACCGGACAATATCCCTCCACACTCGGCATTACACACATGGGTGTACTCGTACCCGAAGACTTTGTAACATTGCCCAAATTGCTGCACAATTCGGGATATCACTCGGCTAATATCGGCAAATTGCACTTTTTGCCACACGCCAACCGGGACCACAGCGAAACACATCCCGAGTATGGATTTAACCATCTGGAGATCAGCGACGAACCCGGGTGTTACGAAGACGCTTATCGCGCCTGGGTACGCATGGAAGCCCCGGATCAACTCGATCATTTGAGCCTGGGATTGCCGCCATTGGCAGAGCGCTGGCACCAGATAATGGGCGAAAAAGACGGCGTACATCACCCCGACGAACGATTCCCCAAACACCCCATCCCCTTTCGCGGAAAAGATGAATACACACACACGGCATGGGTGGCGAACCGGTCAATTCAATATATGGCAGAACGCGCGTGTGAAGGCAGCCCGTTTTTGTGCATCGCGGGAATTTACTCCCCGCATTCTCCCTGGGTTGCACCACAGCGTTTTCTGGACCTGTACGACCCCAATCAAATGACCCTGCCATCCTTCCCGCCAGAAGTCGATAAAAAGCGCAATGAAAACCACTACGGCGATCGCGAGCTTCGCCTCGCACGACAGGGATATTACGGCATGGTCAGCGAAGTAGATCACCATGTGGGCCGCATGTTAGACGCGCTGGATGAATTGGATATTGCCGATGAAACAATCGTGGTCTTCACATCTGACCACGGCGAATGGCTGGGTGAACATTTGCGCTATGGAAAAAACTACCCGGGACACGATTGTGTCAGCCGCGTCCCCCTGTTGATGCGCGTCCCCGGCAAAGAAAGCGGACGTCGCGTATCGAGCATCGTCGAAGGCGTAGATGTACTCCCCACCCTGCTCGAAGCCTGCGGTGTACCCCTCCCACCCCATTTACAGGGTCAATCGCTATATCCCGTATTCAGCGGGGGAAAAGATCCAGACAAACCCGTCGCATTGATGGAAGCCACGGGCTGGAAAATGATACGGTCTGAGAACTATCGCTACATCGCGCATGATGACGGACGAGAATTTCTCTATGACCTGAACGCCGAATGGGGCGAGTACCGCGATGTGTCGCAAGATCCAAACCACACAACTGTGCTGATTGAACATCGGCATCTATTGATCAAACGGCTGATCGAAATGGAGCGACCGAAAAAGCGGATTTGGGGATACTGATACAGGAGGTAACATGAAAATCGTAGATATACAAAAAACACCCTCTCTGGGGGCTGCATGCCGCCACTGGTCGTTATTGAAAATTATCACCGATGAAGGCATTGAGGGATTGGGGGAATGGCGCGGAGGACAATCGGTTGATCAACTGAAAAATACGCTCATCGGAAAAGACCCGACCAATGTGAACCAATTGCATCACGATCATCTATGGCGTATGCAGGGCGCTGGTGCCGGAGTGGAAATCGCACTCTGGGATATTAAAGGCAAAGCACTGGGCGTACCGATGTGCGACCTCCTCGGCGGAAAACTACGCGACAAGGTGCGGATGTATTGCGATTGCCATTCAGGCGCGTACTGGACACCAGAAGACTATAATCGACGCTGGGATGAAGTGCGGGCATCGGGTGAATTAGACCCCGTATATGAAACATCGAGCTATGTGGCGCGGGCAAAAGAGCGCGTTGCCGAAGGATTTACAGCCCTAAAATTCGATCTGGACGTACCCAACCCCTGGAAAATGGATGTGTACGACCGGTCTGTCGGACGGCGGCAACACGAACATATTGTAACGACAATTGAAGCGTTGCGCGATGCAATCGGACCGTATATCGATTTGTCGATTGACCTGCACGGATCGTTTAACGCGGTTGATGGTCTGCGGATATGCAAAGACGTGGAACACCTCGACTTATTGTGGTTGGAAGACCCGATCCGATGGGAATGGGGTAACGTAGATGCCCTGGCAAAAATTTGTATGCAAACAGAAACGCCGATTTGCACCGGCGAGATATTTTATGGTGCAAAGCTATTTCGGGAACTCATGGAAAAGGGCGCGTGCGACTTGCTCGAACCCGACATACCGCGCAGCGGTGGTGCCATAGAAACGCGGCGCATTGCAGAATTGGCAGAAATGTACCACATGTCGATCGCACCGCATTATATGGCGAGCACAGTAGCCGGCATAGCAGCCGTGCATATATGTTCCACCATACCCAACTTTCTGGCTCTGGAATATCACTCGGCCAATATCCCACTCTGGTCAACCATGTTAAATATCAAAAATCCGATTCAAAATGGATACATCACCGTGCCAGAGGGTCCAGGGTTGGGCATTGAATTAGACGAAGAAGAAATATTAAAACACCTGCCCGAAGGCACGGAATTGTGGTCTTAAAAACAGAAAGGACATAAATATGAAATTTCCAACAATTCGTCCGCCACGATCCAATTATATTCATCCGCTTAATGGTGAAACACTCACACTCTCGCCCCCCGGCTTTAGCTGGTGGCGGGCTGCTGATCGAGGTGCCTGTCAATATCGCGTAATCGTCGCACGCGCGGGAAAACCCTCCTACGAATCTCCCCTACTCTCCGATCCCATACACCATCCAGACCGCGTTTTTGCACCCGGAACTTACGAATGGCATGTGCAGGCTGTTGTAAATGGCGCGGTTCGAGCGCGCTCGGAATCCCGATCTTTTGAAATTGCCGATTGCGCTGCCGAACAACCTCATCCAGACGCCGCTACACTGCTGGCAAACGTCCCAAAAGAACGCCCGCGTCTCTTCTTTCTGGCATCTGACCTGGAAGATGTACGACGCTCGCTAACATCGACTCGATCCGAAGCATTCGAAGCACTGAGAAACGACGCCGACCACACGCTCACACTCGAACTGCCATCAGAGCCGACATACGACCAGATTGAAGACCCCGCCGAACGGAGACTGGCTTATGTCGCGTGTTTTGGCACCATGCGAAAATTTCACGATGAAGGCATGCGAACACTCGCCCTCTTTTATTTACTCACTGGAGAAAAGCGATATGGCGAAGCCGCACGGCGCTTTATTGTTGACGCCGCGCAGTGGGATGTGGAGGGCATATCCTCTATTCTCGCGCCTTATGGCGACGAAGTCGGCCTCGGATTGCTCAGAGCAGGCGCAGAAGTCTATGACTGGATCTACGATATTTTCACCGAAGACGAACGCGAACTCGTCGCGCGCATGCTCGGCGCGCGGGCAGATCAGATGATTCGCAGGCTGGAGAAACACGATTATACATTCACGCCCGAAGAGAGCCACAACGGTCGCCTACCGGGATTTTTGCTCGAACACGCCATTGCATGTGCCGAAGATGAACGCGCTCCATCCTGGGCGGAATATGCACTCAAACTTATTGCCACAAATTTCCCCCATTGGGCCGGACATGAAGGAGGTTGGGCACAGGGCGTACCCTATGGCCTGTCTTACAACTCGCGGGACGCAATACCTTTTCACGCCTGGAAACTGGCAACTGGACACGATATATGGCTAAAACCCTATTATCAGAACATGCCGTGGTTTTTTTATTACGTCGTTTCTCCAGTCGGCGAACTCATGCCATTTGGCGATACCGAAGATCAGCCCGTTCGCGCCTCGCAGGCCAGAACCTTTCTTCAATTTCACGGTCTTAGATTGCAAAATCATCAGTTGCGCGCCTGGGCGGATCAAGTGCGCGACTCTGAAGGTCGGTCCGCAGAGATTGATCCCTTTCTCGGCATTCTCCTCGAAGACAAACCCATCCCTCTCGAAAAAGATTCAATACCACAA contains the following coding sequences:
- a CDS encoding sulfatase-like hydrolase/transferase, with the protein product MKRPNILLIYTDQQRWDALGVNGNTDIQTPNLDRLANEGINFDHYFVQNPVCMPSRVSFLTGQYPSTLGITHMGVLVPEDFVTLPKLLHNSGYHSANIGKLHFLPHANRDHSETHPEYGFNHLEISDEPGCYEDAYRAWVRMEAPDQLDHLSLGLPPLAERWHQIMGEKDGVHHPDERFPKHPIPFRGKDEYTHTAWVANRSIQYMAERACEGSPFLCIAGIYSPHSPWVAPQRFLDLYDPNQMTLPSFPPEVDKKRNENHYGDRELRLARQGYYGMVSEVDHHVGRMLDALDELDIADETIVVFTSDHGEWLGEHLRYGKNYPGHDCVSRVPLLMRVPGKESGRRVSSIVEGVDVLPTLLEACGVPLPPHLQGQSLYPVFSGGKDPDKPVALMEATGWKMIRSENYRYIAHDDGREFLYDLNAEWGEYRDVSQDPNHTTVLIEHRHLLIKRLIEMERPKKRIWGY
- a CDS encoding mandelate racemase/muconate lactonizing enzyme family protein, with the translated sequence MKIVDIQKTPSLGAACRHWSLLKIITDEGIEGLGEWRGGQSVDQLKNTLIGKDPTNVNQLHHDHLWRMQGAGAGVEIALWDIKGKALGVPMCDLLGGKLRDKVRMYCDCHSGAYWTPEDYNRRWDEVRASGELDPVYETSSYVARAKERVAEGFTALKFDLDVPNPWKMDVYDRSVGRRQHEHIVTTIEALRDAIGPYIDLSIDLHGSFNAVDGLRICKDVEHLDLLWLEDPIRWEWGNVDALAKICMQTETPICTGEIFYGAKLFRELMEKGACDLLEPDIPRSGGAIETRRIAELAEMYHMSIAPHYMASTVAGIAAVHICSTIPNFLALEYHSANIPLWSTMLNIKNPIQNGYITVPEGPGLGIELDEEEILKHLPEGTELWS
- a CDS encoding DUF4962 domain-containing protein; this encodes MKFPTIRPPRSNYIHPLNGETLTLSPPGFSWWRAADRGACQYRVIVARAGKPSYESPLLSDPIHHPDRVFAPGTYEWHVQAVVNGAVRARSESRSFEIADCAAEQPHPDAATLLANVPKERPRLFFLASDLEDVRRSLTSTRSEAFEALRNDADHTLTLELPSEPTYDQIEDPAERRLAYVACFGTMRKFHDEGMRTLALFYLLTGEKRYGEAARRFIVDAAQWDVEGISSILAPYGDEVGLGLLRAGAEVYDWIYDIFTEDERELVARMLGARADQMIRRLEKHDYTFTPEESHNGRLPGFLLEHAIACAEDERAPSWAEYALKLIATNFPHWAGHEGGWAQGVPYGLSYNSRDAIPFHAWKLATGHDIWLKPYYQNMPWFFYYVVSPVGELMPFGDTEDQPVRASQARTFLQFHGLRLQNHQLRAWADQVRDSEGRSAEIDPFLGILLEDKPIPLEKDSIPQDRAFRGVGWGALHSDIEHPDSDFMVLFRSSPFGGVSHGHASQNDFAVMKGGRALICAGGLRFPHHGTPFHNEYAQHSISHNCVLVNGEGAINRDGNRGGEIIDFKTTHPFGYVCGEAENAYGDLLSRYRRHLVMIRPSITILIDELEAPEASTFQWLLHAFEKFDLDATTVTSHRKGASLKGQLFGSTDLRLSQTDEWPVPPDKGYPTLDKELPEKRWHFTAETERAKRCRIAAIFSVRGPGESFPDFSITASENQIALSAGNTTAQINLSPDESTVLSLSSGPEDLTIQT